In Atribacterota bacterium, the following proteins share a genomic window:
- a CDS encoding serpin family protein translates to MKKLVIFILIGGVFIFLCGGCVVGSLLTNFATLPVEEQMVRGINEFGVLLLQELWEEKEENLFLSPVGIEMALSMAAAGARGKTQEEMLSVMGFSGIPPETIRENNLNLVKMLNGTSSRVEVRTANSLWARAGIPLYESFLSDIVRYYQAKVETVDFVDPATLAQINQWVQQATHSKIDRILNQISQDAILVLLNAIYFKGKWLYPFDPQKTQPLPFFLLSGGTKDLPTMWQKGKFRYTENDRLQAIRLPYGDQSFSMYIILPREMDGVEELLHSLRVSDLEGIIQRMSEQQGELYLPRFTITFEAVLNEVLKNAGIQDAFDEMNANFSGMLPIPPVAYISEVKHKSVLEITEEGTEAAAATSVTIILTAAPPEEPFVMRLDHPFLLCIRDERNGLFLFVGVVIDPESM, encoded by the coding sequence ATGAAAAAACTGGTGATTTTCATCCTGATAGGAGGGGTATTCATTTTCCTCTGTGGTGGATGTGTGGTGGGCAGCCTTCTGACAAACTTTGCTACTCTCCCGGTGGAAGAGCAAATGGTTCGAGGAATCAACGAATTTGGAGTACTCCTCCTCCAAGAGCTCTGGGAGGAAAAAGAAGAAAACCTTTTCCTTTCTCCAGTTGGAATTGAGATGGCCCTCTCTATGGCCGCTGCCGGAGCAAGGGGTAAAACCCAAGAAGAGATGCTCAGCGTCATGGGATTTTCGGGGATACCACCAGAAACCATCCGAGAAAATAATCTGAACCTGGTAAAGATGTTAAACGGGACCAGCAGCAGGGTGGAAGTGAGAACCGCTAACTCTCTGTGGGCTAGAGCAGGAATTCCCCTGTACGAGAGTTTCCTCTCCGATATTGTGAGGTATTACCAAGCAAAAGTAGAAACTGTCGACTTTGTCGACCCTGCAACGCTTGCCCAAATCAATCAGTGGGTACAACAAGCGACGCACTCCAAAATTGACCGGATTCTGAATCAGATTTCTCAGGATGCCATTTTGGTACTCCTCAACGCGATTTACTTTAAGGGAAAGTGGCTCTATCCCTTTGATCCCCAGAAAACCCAGCCTCTGCCATTTTTCCTACTTTCCGGAGGAACCAAAGATCTCCCTACCATGTGGCAAAAAGGAAAGTTCCGCTATACCGAGAACGACCGTTTACAGGCGATACGGCTTCCCTATGGAGATCAAAGTTTCAGCATGTACATCATCCTCCCCCGGGAGATGGATGGTGTGGAAGAGTTGCTCCACTCTCTGAGGGTATCGGACCTGGAAGGGATCATCCAGAGAATGAGCGAACAACAGGGAGAATTATACCTACCCCGTTTCACCATTACCTTTGAGGCAGTGCTGAACGAAGTCCTAAAAAACGCAGGAATACAAGATGCCTTTGACGAAATGAATGCCAATTTTAGCGGAATGCTTCCCATTCCACCGGTCGCCTACATAAGCGAAGTGAAACACAAAAGTGTTCTGGAAATCACCGAAGAAGGAACCGAAGCAGCTGCCGCAACCTCAGTAACCATTATTCTGACAGCAGCCCCGCCTGAAGAACCATTTGTGATGCGCCTTGATCACCCATTTCTACTTTGCATCCGTGATGAGCGAAATGGCCTTTTCCTCTTCGTAGGGGTGGTTATCGACCCAGAATCGATGTAG